AATGTATGCAATTTTGAAGCTTTTTTAATAAAAGGACTTTTAAGGAGTTATTATACGATTGAGGGAAATGAAAGGATCATTCAGTTTTTTAAAGAAGGGGACTGTGTTAGTGATTTTAAAAGTTATTTATCCCAAAAGCCTTCGAAACTTACGATTCAGGCAATAGAAGGCAGTGAGTTCTTTATATGTTTTAAAAAAGATTTAGATGATCTAACATACAAAATCCCTAGCTGGAATAACTACCGAAAAAAGTTTTATGAAGATTTGTTCATTATTATGGAAAATATTACAGAATCAATATTGACAACTTCTCCAGAAGAAAGATACACTACTTTGTTAAATGAAACTCCTGAGTTAATTAACAGGTTACCACAGTATTATGTTGCTCAATATGTAGGGGTAAAACCCGAAAGTTTATCTCGTATGAAAAGAAGAATTATAGGAAAAAGATCATTTAATATAAATAGATAAGTAATTAGAAAATTACAATTTAATTATTTTTTTCGAAGCGTAACCGGCTATACCTACTCTTTCATTATGATATCATCTAAAAATTACGACTTGAGCATTGTTATATCTATTTGTTTTATAACCAGTAATTCTTTTCGCGTTTATATTATTTACAAAGTAAACCTTCTTTTTCTCAAACTTTTCTAAGATGTGATTTATAATAAACTTCATCTGTAAACTGTTAAACAAAGTATAATAGATTTATTGTCTTTGCTTTATCTTCAAAATAACAATCCTTCAGCTACTAGTAAAATTTCGATTAATCAAATCTCTTTATGATGTTTAAGATTTTAGTTTGTTTTTTAACCTTGATCAATGTTTTTCTATTATAGATACCTTTTTTTTGTGGTATACGTATTTAATATTTGAGAATAGAAATCAAAACTTAATTTACAATGGTGCCAGTAAACGGTTTTGCTTTCAGGTGAAAAAAAGGAGTAAGTCGAAAATCCTTTTCAAAAGAGTAGATAAACAAAAATAGATTAAAATGGACATTACTAGAGGACTAAATAAAGTGAACTATTTAATTTTTATTCTTTTTACTGGGATATTTTTAATAACATCTTGTGAGAAAGAAGAGCTTAGAGTAGAAAAAAGTAAAAATAACATAGATGAAATAAGTATAACTGAGAATAAGAAAAGTAATAATGATGATTGTCTTGATAAAATACCTAATAAAGGAAGTCTTGTTAGTGATGGTTGTAATTTTACATCTGGTCAGGGAACGGACTTTGAAAATCGAGATTTAATGATTGATATGCTCAATAATTGCCGAACAGAACCTTTACTTCAAAATTGTGTTTGGGCAGGAAATAGAATAAGAACAAAAAATATTTATGTGAATTTAATTAATTGTGATCAATATTGGTATACTCTAAATGATGAATTAGATTCATGGAAACAAATGGCTATAAATGAAAGGCCGTTTTCTGATTCTTCATTTATAATAACAAAATATGAAATAAAAAATGAGTTTTTTACCCCACCTTATGGGCCTTATCAAATCAAAATAGAAGTGTCTTATCGTAAAAAAATATGTTCTCAAAAAGAAG
The sequence above is a segment of the Aquimarina spinulae genome. Coding sequences within it:
- a CDS encoding Crp/Fnr family transcriptional regulator gives rise to the protein MDPKVLDQMLSNSSFTKEQADMIKSKHSFISLKPNEVLLSQGNVCNFEAFLIKGLLRSYYTIEGNERIIQFFKEGDCVSDFKSYLSQKPSKLTIQAIEGSEFFICFKKDLDDLTYKIPSWNNYRKKFYEDLFIIMENITESILTTSPEERYTTLLNETPELINRLPQYYVAQYVGVKPESLSRMKRRIIGKRSFNINR